From the Prochlorococcus marinus str. AS9601 genome, the window ATCCCACTTTTCATCCCATCCTCCTTTAAGTGGAGGGAGATCTGAAATCGCTTCGTCTAAGGTGACTGCCTCTTCGAGAGAATCATATTTTGGCTTTGGCCATTTCATAGGAGCGCATTCATTTATTTTTGTTCCGGAAATAAATAATCTTGGCCTTAGTTGGGGTACTCCATATTGCCATGCATAAATCAATTTAGGATTTATGCGATAGCCAGCTTTCTCAGCTCTATTAATGATTGATCTATATATTTCCTGCTCACCTGTCTGCGCAATATCAGTAACATTCTCCATGAGAAAAGCTTTTGGTTTAACCTGTTCCACTATCGAAATAAATGATTCCCATAATTCTCTTCTATCTTCATTTAGTTCCTGATGTTGAGCAGAAACTTCTTCGTTGTGTTTTCTCCATTTGATATTTCGGGAGAAAGGCTGACATGGTGGTCCACCTGCAATAAGTGATATTTCTCCACACTTATTAAGTTGTTCTGAAATTTCATTAATAACTTTTCTTTTGCTTAAATCACATTCATATGAACATCCACCAAAGTGATGTCTGTGAGTCATTATTGAATCGTTTCTGATATCGCAGGCCAGGATTACATCAAAATTTGCACGATGCAGTCCAAGGCTTAAACCACCGGCACCTGAAAAAAGGTCAACAGCAAAATAAGGTTCTTTTTTTATAGATCGAACTTTTGCTGCATATTCAGGAAGTTCATCAAAACTGCATGAATCTACATGTGCCTCAAGTTCTGATGAAGGCCCTCTTACAGGACTTAATCTGTGTGGATCACTTTTCCCTACTGCATTTTTATGAATCATGCGACCTCTTCACTCTGAGTATCAATTAACTGCTGGAGTTGTTCTTCACTTAAAAGATCAAGACATATTGAACCTCCAAGGGAATTTAGTTTTCTTATCGCAATTCTTACTTTGCTGTCTGGTAATTCAACTAGTTTTTCAGTAAGTATTCTATTGATTTTTGGGATCAGGCCAAATTCTCGATCACTCAAACCAAGATGAAGTTCCTGACTGGTAAATAATTTTTTGACCAGGGAATAGTCAGAATGATCATTCTCCATCATCCTGTCGGCAGCAAAAAAAAGTCTCGAAAAAGTATTTCTGCCATGTCCATTTATTGATGATGTCCCAAGAAATCTAAGTGATGGAACATGTTTCTTTCCTGTTCCAACAGTAAATCCATCTTCCGGATCAACCGGAATATTACCTCTCCATCTAAGCCACGGAATATTTGGATATCTTATTACGCATAACCAGTGCCATATCCTCATATCAGTAAGAATATGAGAAGGCAGAGATTTGAATGTTGTATGAACACACTCAACTAATCTTGCATCCAGGTTTGCACCAATTACTTTTTCGAGAATAAGTTGATCTATAAGTGTTGAGAGATTCGTAAGATCAACCGTGCAGTTGACTGCCTCTACACTTACAGAATCTGGATTTCTTAAAGCAGAGATAAGTCCATTACTTATTAGAGGTGATTTCAATCTGAAGAGTTTTTCGCTCATGCAACCTCCTCTTTTTCTAGGTCTGCGGGAATATCTGATTCAAAACTGCACCCTCTTGCCATTATTTCGGCCAATTCCAGAATCTTTGTTTCCTGCTGGATTATTGAACTCATTTTTATAATGAACTTCTGAAAAGATTCGGGTGATCTAAGTTCATTAGCAAGAGCGACAACCGCCTCATGTGAAGAAATATTTGTTTCAAGAAGATTCTTGGAAAATAGAGATAGAGTCTGAAGTTGTGATGGCGGCAATTGCTCAACAATTTCTTCACTGCTCAGGTCACTGTTTGTATTCAACATATTCTGGATGGAGTTCATCGAAATAGAAATAAGCATGGTCCAAACAGTGGAACAAATTGAGGTGAAGATGATATCTCTCTGAAGGGAATTGATATCTTTCCTCAATGCCTTACTCATCAGAAGTTTTTTCAATGATGCAGTCACATCTGCATTCATTTCAATTACTGGAGGTTCACTTGGGATTAATCTCCATAACTGATCTTTGCTTTCAGGGGGAAAGGATTGCCACTTTATGTTGAAG encodes:
- a CDS encoding DUF6339 family protein; the protein is MSEKLFRLKSPLISNGLISALRNPDSVSVEAVNCTVDLTNLSTLIDQLILEKVIGANLDARLVECVHTTFKSLPSHILTDMRIWHWLCVIRYPNIPWLRWRGNIPVDPEDGFTVGTGKKHVPSLRFLGTSSINGHGRNTFSRLFFAADRMMENDHSDYSLVKKLFTSQELHLGLSDREFGLIPKINRILTEKLVELPDSKVRIAIRKLNSLGGSICLDLLSEEQLQQLIDTQSEEVA